In a single window of the Nitrospirota bacterium genome:
- the motA gene encoding flagellar motor stator protein MotA: MLVIVGMVITLGAILSGYLMEHGNVAMLVNIPEFVILGGCAIGSLVVSSPPAVIKLIIGSISTVFGKGGAEKHEYLELLSLLFIVFSKVRKEGLISIEQDVEDPSKSAIFTKYKSVLENKKAMGFICDNLKVIITTNMPPHELSDLLEIDIEANAHEALLPSQSISKVGDSMPGFGIVAAVLGVVVTMGKINEPPEVLGHSIGSALVGTFLGILMAYGFFGPVSTNLELKAKEGEVYFQVIKASLVAFVGGAAPQIAVESGRRAIPNSERPSFAELEEAIRK, encoded by the coding sequence TATAACTTTAGGCGCTATACTGAGCGGCTATCTTATGGAGCATGGCAATGTTGCAATGCTTGTCAATATACCGGAATTTGTTATACTTGGCGGTTGCGCTATCGGTTCTTTAGTGGTGTCCAGTCCTCCGGCTGTCATTAAGCTTATTATAGGAAGCATATCTACGGTTTTTGGCAAAGGCGGCGCCGAAAAACATGAATATCTGGAGTTATTGTCCTTGCTTTTCATTGTGTTTTCAAAGGTCAGAAAAGAGGGGTTAATATCTATCGAACAGGATGTAGAGGATCCGAGTAAGAGCGCTATATTTACAAAATATAAAAGTGTTTTGGAAAATAAAAAAGCTATGGGATTTATCTGTGATAACCTTAAAGTAATAATCACAACCAACATGCCGCCGCATGAGCTTTCTGATTTGCTTGAAATAGACATTGAAGCTAATGCACATGAGGCGCTCCTGCCCTCTCAGAGTATAAGCAAAGTGGGTGATTCGATGCCTGGGTTTGGTATAGTTGCTGCAGTTTTGGGGGTTGTTGTGACAATGGGTAAAATCAACGAACCGCCTGAAGTGCTTGGGCACAGTATTGGTTCAGCGCTTGTGGGAACATTTCTTGGCATATTGATGGCGTATGGTTTTTTTGGTCCGGTATCAACAAATCTGGAGCTAAAGGCAAAAGAGGGTGAGGTTTATTTCCAGGTAATAAAGGCCTCTCTGGTAGCTTTTGTGGGAGGAGCAGCACCTCAAATAGCTGTTGAGTCAGGCAGGCGTGCTATTCCTAACTCTGAAAGACCGTCTTTTGCAGAACTTGAGGAGGCGATACGGAAATGA